One genomic window of Cygnus olor isolate bCygOlo1 chromosome 3, bCygOlo1.pri.v2, whole genome shotgun sequence includes the following:
- the RHOU gene encoding rho-related GTP-binding protein RhoU has protein sequence MPPQQEGDAGYIGKPVAGGCEVPPVPPRRVRSGRAAAALGAALGGRCRGAAGSGAGSGAGAGSGAGAGAGSEPRRSIKCVLVGDGAVGKTSLVVSYTTNGYPTEYIPTAFDNFSAVVSVDGKPVRLQLCDTAGQDEFDKLRPLCYTNTDIFLLCFSVVSPSSFQNVSEKWVPEIRCHCPKAPIILVGTQSDLREDVKVLIELDKCKEKPVSEEAAKLCAEEIKAASYIECSALTQKNLKEVFDAAIVAGIQYSDTQQQPKKSKCRTPDKMKNLSKSWWKKYCCFV, from the exons ATGCCGCCGCAGCAGGAGGGCGATGCGGGCTACATCGGCAAGCCGGTGGCCGGCGGCTGCGAGGTGCCGCCGGTGCCCCCGCGCAGGGTGCGcagcggccgggcggcggcggcgctcggggcggcgctgggcggccgctgccggggggcggcggggagcggggccgggagcggggccggggccgggagcggagccggagccggggccgggagcgAGCCGCGGCGCAGCATCAAGTGCGTGCTGGTGGGGGACGGCGCCGTGGGGAAGACCAGCCTGGTGGTGAGCTACACCACCAACGGGTACCCCACCGAGTACATCCCCACCGCCTTCGACAACTTCTCCG CTGTTGTGTCTGTGGACGGCAAGCCGGTGAGACTGCAGCTCTGCGACACAGCCGGCCAG GATGAATTTGACAAGCTCAGGCCTCTGTGCTACACCAACACGGACATCTTCCTGCTGTGCTTCAGCGTCGTCAGCCCCTCATCCTTCCAGAACGTGAGTGAGAAGTGGGTTCCCGAAATCCGGTGCCACTGCCCCAAGGCGCCCATCATCCTGGTGGGGACGCAGTCGGACCTCCGGGAAGACGTCAAAGTTCTCATCGAGCTGGACAAGTGCAAAGAGAAGCCCGTCTCGGAGGAGGCTGCGAAGCTCTGTGCCGAGGAAATAAAAGCTGCGTCCTACATCGAGTGCTCGGCTTTGACTCAGAAAAACCTCAAGGAGGTCTTTGATGCGGCCATCGTGGCTGGGATTCAGTACTCGGATACCCAGCAGCAACCAAAGAAATCCAAGTGTAGGACtccagacaaaatgaaaaacctcTCCAAATCCTGgtggaaaaaatactgctgttttgtATAG